One Owenweeksia hongkongensis DSM 17368 genomic region harbors:
- the lpdA gene encoding dihydrolipoyl dehydrogenase: MNFDLIVLGSGPGGYVAAIRAAQLGLKTAIIERESLGGICLNWGCIPTKALLKSANVFEYMNHAEDYGLRAENVDKDFTKVVKRSRTVAEGMSNGIKFLMKKNKIEVIMGEGTVKAGKKISVKGEDGKTTEYSAKNIIIATGGRSRELPSLPQDGKKIIGYRQAMNLPEQPKKMVIVGSGAIGVEFAYFYNTMGTEVTVVEFLPNVVPVEDEEVSKQLERSLKKTGIKIMTNSEVTKVDTSGDGCKVTVKTKKGEEQIDCDVVLSAVGVTANIENIGLESVGIKTEKGKIMVDDYYATNVDGYYAIGDCVPGQALAHVASAEGIICVEKIAGHHPQPLDYNNIPGCTYCSPEIASVGYTEKAAKEAGFELKVGKFPFSASGKASAAGHKDGFVKVIFDAKYGEFLGCHMIGANVTEMIAEAVVARKLETTGMEIVKSVHPHPTMSEAVMEAAAAAYDEVIHL, translated from the coding sequence ATGAATTTTGACTTAATAGTATTGGGCAGTGGCCCCGGAGGATATGTAGCAGCTATCAGAGCAGCACAACTAGGTTTGAAAACTGCCATTATAGAGCGCGAAAGCCTTGGTGGAATTTGCCTAAACTGGGGATGTATCCCAACCAAAGCACTTCTTAAGAGCGCCAATGTATTTGAATATATGAATCACGCTGAAGACTACGGTCTGAGAGCTGAGAATGTAGATAAAGATTTTACCAAAGTGGTAAAGCGCAGCCGTACTGTTGCCGAAGGAATGAGCAACGGTATCAAATTCTTGATGAAGAAAAACAAGATTGAGGTGATCATGGGCGAAGGTACCGTGAAGGCCGGCAAAAAGATTTCTGTAAAAGGAGAAGACGGTAAAACTACCGAGTATAGCGCAAAAAATATCATCATTGCTACTGGAGGACGCAGCCGTGAGTTGCCAAGCTTGCCGCAAGATGGAAAGAAAATCATAGGTTACCGCCAAGCGATGAACTTGCCTGAGCAGCCAAAGAAAATGGTGATCGTAGGTTCAGGAGCAATCGGTGTTGAGTTTGCCTATTTCTATAATACTATGGGAACTGAAGTTACTGTAGTAGAATTTCTTCCAAACGTGGTGCCAGTGGAAGATGAGGAAGTTTCAAAACAATTGGAGCGTAGCCTTAAAAAAACGGGTATCAAAATTATGACCAATAGCGAAGTAACTAAAGTAGATACTTCTGGTGATGGTTGTAAAGTAACTGTGAAGACCAAAAAAGGAGAGGAGCAAATCGATTGCGATGTAGTTCTTTCTGCCGTTGGTGTTACTGCTAATATCGAAAATATCGGTTTGGAATCTGTAGGCATCAAAACTGAAAAAGGAAAAATCATGGTAGACGATTATTACGCTACCAACGTTGATGGATATTATGCTATCGGTGACTGTGTTCCTGGACAAGCTTTAGCTCACGTAGCTTCAGCTGAAGGTATTATTTGTGTGGAGAAAATTGCTGGACACCATCCACAACCATTAGATTATAACAACATCCCGGGATGTACTTACTGTTCTCCTGAAATCGCTTCTGTAGGTTATACTGAGAAAGCTGCTAAGGAAGCAGGTTTTGAACTTAAAGTGGGTAAATTCCCATTCTCAGCAAGTGGTAAAGCAAGTGCTGCTGGTCACAAAGATGGTTTTGTAAAAGTGATTTTTGACGCCAAGTACGGTGAATTCTTAGGTTGCCACATGATTGGAGCCAACGTTACCGAAATGATTGCCGAGGCAGTTGTAGCACGTAAGTTGGAAACTACCGGAATGGAAATTGTAAAATCTGTACACCCACACCCAACCATGAGTGAGGCTGTGATGGAAGCTGCTGCTGCTGCTTATGATGAGGTGATTCATTTGTAA
- a CDS encoding metal-dependent hydrolase has protein sequence MDSLTQIVLGAAVGEAVLGKKVGNKAVLYGAIAGTIPDFDVLASNFTDTVTALAVHRGFTHSIVFSVLFAPIFGWIVSRYESYKSFKGWSWLFFWAFITHPLLDAHTTWGTQLFWPMDARLAFKTIFVIDPLYTLPFLMFLILAMRQKRTSLKRRRYNNLGLIISSSYLALTFLLKALAFSKFEWALHEQNIEYTQLDTRPSPMNTILWSANVEADDTYLLGSYSFFDTQPITFEKYPKNHELLGNLSEHEKVQRMIHISEDWYTISREDGQLYFNDLRFGLMSLEPNSQNFVFKYRIDVDSTGQVHFTEEAKAPRDGKKLLKELWERVKGN, from the coding sequence ATGGATTCACTTACGCAGATAGTTTTAGGGGCGGCTGTTGGCGAGGCTGTGCTTGGTAAAAAAGTTGGTAATAAGGCAGTGCTTTATGGTGCCATTGCGGGCACTATTCCGGATTTTGATGTACTGGCCTCTAACTTTACTGATACAGTTACAGCCCTTGCTGTTCATCGGGGGTTTACACACTCCATAGTTTTTTCTGTGCTTTTTGCGCCCATCTTTGGTTGGATAGTTTCCCGTTATGAATCCTATAAAAGCTTCAAAGGCTGGTCATGGCTTTTCTTTTGGGCCTTTATCACTCATCCACTTTTAGATGCACACACCACTTGGGGCACACAATTGTTTTGGCCTATGGATGCACGTTTGGCGTTCAAAACCATATTTGTGATTGACCCGCTTTATACATTGCCTTTTTTGATGTTTTTGATTTTAGCCATGCGGCAAAAGCGTACATCTCTAAAACGCAGACGCTACAATAATCTCGGACTCATTATTAGCTCCAGCTATTTGGCTCTTACATTTCTGCTAAAAGCTTTGGCCTTCTCAAAATTTGAATGGGCATTACATGAGCAAAACATAGAATATACTCAACTTGACACACGCCCTTCGCCCATGAACACTATATTATGGAGCGCCAATGTAGAAGCTGATGACACCTACTTATTGGGGAGTTACTCGTTTTTTGATACTCAACCCATCACTTTTGAAAAGTATCCCAAAAATCACGAGTTGCTGGGAAACCTCTCGGAGCATGAAAAAGTACAGCGAATGATTCATATTTCCGAAGACTGGTATACCATCAGTAGAGAAGATGGGCAATTGTATTTTAATGATTTGCGCTTTGGTTTAATGAGCTTGGAGCCCAATTCTCAAAATTTTGTTTTTAAGTATAGGATAGATGTTGACTCAACTGGACAAGTTCATTTTACCGAAGAGGCTAAAGCACCACGCGATGGCAAGAAATTACTGAAAGAGCTTTGGGAACGGGTAAAAGGGAACTGA
- a CDS encoding DUF5362 family protein, translated as MEPLDTLNPDPQQPSLLKTDYVRQMLSTTAKWTKFLSIIGFIGCGLMVIAGLGLAAIGSSFPSTDNPAMNLIGGSALGVIYILAAALYFFPSRYLYQYAEKLNLAVQSEDETQLILALDKNKSFFKFVGIMTIVVIGLYVLMFIGLIAGVAMGSEFVVPS; from the coding sequence ATGGAACCTTTAGATACTCTTAATCCAGACCCTCAACAGCCATCACTTTTAAAAACAGACTACGTCCGCCAAATGCTGAGCACAACTGCAAAATGGACCAAATTCCTAAGTATAATAGGTTTTATAGGATGTGGGTTGATGGTTATTGCGGGTCTTGGACTAGCTGCTATTGGAAGCTCTTTTCCTTCTACCGATAATCCAGCAATGAACTTAATTGGAGGTAGTGCCTTAGGAGTAATTTATATTTTGGCGGCAGCCTTATACTTTTTCCCTAGTCGCTATTTATATCAATATGCTGAGAAGCTAAACCTAGCGGTACAATCTGAAGATGAGACCCAATTGATATTAGCATTAGACAAAAACAAGAGCTTCTTCAAGTTTGTGGGGATCATGACGATAGTAGTTATTGGGCTATATGTGCTTATGTTTATTGGGCTTATAGCAGGAGTAGCAATGGGCAGTGAGTTTGTTGTGCCTTCATAG
- a CDS encoding OmpA family protein, with amino-acid sequence MKFIKHTLAALILTLNFAIAQKGDSTLVFEINFNLDSYALSKAQKAKVDSVLDLAPISVLKHVEIYGHTDSLAGIEYNRQLSKRRVQSILTYLVYNGLDPLLVDADYYGEERPKYDNAAETRARNRRVEVHLSIDPSLFPKPEYRITSEKFKKGERIRLPNLNFVGNQPIPVAQSFSVLRDLLEVMLMYPDLQIELQGHVCCNDNYELSMERSKMVHDFLVGNGIDQSRLSYKGFSNKKPLFKEKTEKEKALNRRVEVLVIDNSDRVENVIALDKKLDLRAPVLGVTFFNKKSRLTPQGDHSLSLIAEMLQHPENLYFEFVIFDNINDNALTKGRGFAIDRTLKKMYVPRELFLVRPKPATSRMPDSDNNNFLMVKISEK; translated from the coding sequence ATGAAGTTTATAAAACATACGCTTGCTGCTCTTATCCTTACACTCAATTTTGCAATAGCTCAAAAAGGAGATAGCACTTTAGTTTTCGAAATCAATTTTAATTTGGATTCATACGCTTTATCCAAAGCTCAAAAAGCTAAAGTGGACAGCGTGTTGGATTTGGCTCCAATTTCTGTTTTAAAACATGTAGAAATTTACGGTCATACCGATAGTCTTGCCGGAATAGAATACAATCGTCAACTTTCAAAAAGAAGGGTTCAAAGCATTCTTACCTATCTTGTTTACAATGGTTTAGACCCATTGTTAGTAGATGCTGATTACTATGGAGAAGAAAGACCGAAGTATGACAATGCCGCAGAAACCAGGGCTCGAAACAGAAGGGTAGAAGTACATTTATCCATTGACCCAAGCCTGTTCCCAAAGCCAGAGTACCGCATTACAAGTGAGAAGTTTAAAAAAGGAGAACGCATCCGCTTACCAAATCTCAATTTTGTGGGAAACCAACCCATTCCGGTAGCACAAAGTTTTTCTGTGCTCAGGGATTTACTCGAAGTAATGTTGATGTATCCTGATTTACAAATTGAATTGCAGGGCCACGTTTGTTGTAATGATAATTATGAGCTTTCTATGGAGCGATCCAAGATGGTGCATGACTTTTTGGTAGGAAATGGTATTGACCAATCACGGTTGAGTTATAAAGGATTTAGCAACAAGAAGCCCCTTTTTAAAGAAAAAACAGAAAAGGAGAAAGCACTGAACCGAAGGGTAGAAGTATTGGTAATTGACAACAGTGACAGAGTGGAGAATGTAATTGCCCTCGATAAAAAGTTGGACTTGAGAGCACCCGTACTTGGTGTTACTTTTTTCAACAAAAAATCAAGGCTTACACCTCAGGGCGATCATTCCCTTTCGCTTATCGCTGAAATGTTGCAGCACCCTGAAAATCTTTACTTCGAATTTGTGATATTTGATAACATTAATGACAATGCCCTTACCAAGGGAAGAGGCTTTGCAATTGACAGGACGCTAAAAAAAATGTATGTGCCTAGGGAGTTATTTTTGGTACGCCCAAAACCAGCAACTTCCCGAATGCCCGACTCTGACAACAATAAT